A portion of the Chloroflexota bacterium genome contains these proteins:
- a CDS encoding methylmalonyl-CoA carboxyltransferase, with amino-acid sequence MSAEEKIENLAKLRAQAKEGGGAKRIEAQHAKGKLTARERLDLLLDPGSFEEIDPFVVHRATEFGLAEQKYLGDSVVTGYGKISDRLVFVYAQDFTVIGGTLSLVASEKICKVMDLAAKTGAPCIGLLDSGGARIQEGVDSLKGYGEIFYRNTIYSGVIPQISVIMGPTAGGAVYSPAITDFIFMVKACGQMYITGPDVIKAACGEEIAHEDLGGAMAHAKTSGNCHFVANSDQEVLQMVRRLLSFLPQSNLEPPPVVATDDDPERRDEQLLHIVPEQPNKVYNMKDVITKVIDKGDFMEVHQYFAPNLIVGFARLDGQPVGIVAQQPLHLAGVIDINASDKGARFVRFCDCFNIPIVTFVDVPGYMPGTDQEFGGIIRHGAKFLFAYAEATVPKVSVITRKAYGGAYVVMSSRGLRGDINYAWPTAEIAVMGPEGAVNIVFRGEIANSKNPEETRQKLIADYRDKFANPYVAASRGYVDDVIDPRDTRPKLIKALEMLANKSETLPAKKHGNIPL; translated from the coding sequence ATGTCTGCCGAAGAAAAGATAGAGAATCTGGCCAAACTGAGGGCTCAGGCGAAAGAGGGTGGTGGGGCAAAGCGCATCGAAGCGCAGCATGCCAAAGGCAAACTGACAGCGCGGGAGAGATTAGACCTACTCCTCGATCCCGGTAGCTTTGAAGAGATTGATCCTTTCGTTGTTCATCGGGCCACTGAGTTTGGGCTGGCGGAGCAGAAATATCTCGGAGACTCCGTGGTCACTGGCTATGGCAAGATCAGCGATCGGCTTGTGTTTGTTTATGCCCAGGACTTCACCGTGATCGGTGGCACCTTGTCGCTGGTGGCCTCGGAGAAGATTTGCAAGGTAATGGATCTGGCAGCTAAGACGGGTGCCCCGTGCATCGGCTTGCTTGACTCTGGTGGGGCAAGGATTCAGGAAGGGGTAGATAGCCTCAAGGGTTACGGCGAGATCTTCTATCGCAATACCATCTACTCCGGGGTGATACCACAGATATCGGTCATCATGGGCCCCACGGCTGGGGGTGCTGTCTACTCCCCGGCCATCACCGACTTTATCTTCATGGTGAAGGCGTGCGGTCAGATGTACATCACCGGGCCTGACGTGATCAAGGCGGCCTGTGGTGAGGAGATTGCCCACGAAGACCTGGGAGGGGCCATGGCCCATGCCAAGACCAGCGGCAACTGCCACTTCGTGGCCAACAGCGACCAGGAGGTGCTTCAGATGGTGCGCCGCCTCCTAAGTTTCCTCCCTCAGAGCAATCTGGAGCCGCCGCCTGTGGTGGCCACTGACGATGACCCGGAGCGAAGGGATGAGCAACTGCTCCACATCGTCCCTGAGCAGCCCAACAAGGTGTACAACATGAAGGACGTCATCACCAAAGTGATAGATAAGGGGGATTTCATGGAGGTGCACCAGTACTTTGCTCCCAACCTTATCGTTGGCTTTGCCAGGCTTGACGGACAGCCGGTGGGTATTGTGGCGCAACAGCCCTTGCATCTGGCCGGGGTGATCGATATCAACGCTTCGGACAAGGGAGCCAGGTTCGTCCGCTTTTGTGACTGCTTCAATATCCCGATAGTCACCTTTGTCGATGTTCCGGGATACATGCCGGGTACCGATCAGGAGTTCGGAGGCATCATCCGGCATGGGGCTAAGTTCCTCTTCGCTTACGCCGAGGCTACTGTGCCCAAGGTAAGCGTCATCACGCGCAAGGCCTACGGCGGCGCCTATGTGGTCATGAGCAGCCGGGGCCTGCGGGGCGACATCAACTACGCCTGGCCGACAGCCGAGATCGCCGTCATGGGGCCTGAAGGGGCGGTGAACATCGTCTTTCGAGGCGAGATCGCCAATTCTAAGAACCCTGAAGAGACGAGGCAAAAGCTTATTGCTGATTACAGGGACAAGTTTGCCAATCCCTATGTGGCGGCCTCCAGGGGCTATGTGGACGACGTCATAGACCCCAGGGACACGCGTCCCAAGCTGATCAAGGCGCTGGAGATGCTGGCCAACAAGTCGGAGACCCTGCCCGCCAAGAAGCACGGGAATATCCCGCTGTGA